One stretch of Actinacidiphila sp. DG2A-62 DNA includes these proteins:
- a CDS encoding ATP-binding protein has protein sequence MLQPVTREFLREAVAVPEARSFVRDVLDAWGVSERCDDVLTCVSELATNVVRHDETHGRSFHVALSGRDGLLRIEVHDASRRHPVIKSPGADSTTGRGLLLVNELSDGWGVEPQDPRGKVVWTEFKIAAAQGVTRPW, from the coding sequence ATGCTGCAGCCTGTGACGCGGGAGTTCCTCCGGGAGGCCGTCGCCGTACCCGAGGCCCGTTCCTTCGTGCGCGACGTCCTGGACGCCTGGGGCGTCAGCGAGCGCTGTGACGACGTACTCACCTGTGTCTCGGAGCTGGCCACGAACGTCGTCCGCCACGACGAGACACACGGCCGCAGCTTCCACGTCGCGCTGTCCGGCCGGGACGGCCTGCTGCGGATCGAAGTGCACGACGCAAGCCGGCGGCACCCGGTGATCAAGTCGCCGGGTGCCGACAGTACGACCGGCCGCGGGCTACTGCTGGTCAACGAACTGTCCGACGGATGGGGCGTCGAGCCGCAGGACCCGCGCGGCAAAGTCGTATGGACAGAGTTCAAGATCGCCGCAGCTCAGGGTGTGACGCGCCCATGGTGA
- a CDS encoding phosphotransferase: MALSVSSAPAVDLRKGSVDEVLERVRQMFRVRFDYDAVVRKRRTVGVRTDRGTWVRVERRPYAQIGAQGWNGAECAALLEGVAQPEWRGAVSWRDEGDAVMWRADETDLLPGEPVKPGGVLIEDPGLPDEWWAALNGSLDALAAARTTRVATPDTVMVTQAHVDEVIRSAFPDVPDTVAERWVPAHADLNWANVTGPQFCLFDWEDWGMAPRGLDSASLWAQSLGVPALAERVLRERAGDLSSRDGKVMMLFACAKIAGPYAHPEDPRLGPARAAAERLVEELQAG, from the coding sequence ATGGCCCTTTCCGTGTCCTCAGCCCCTGCGGTCGACTTGCGCAAGGGCTCGGTGGATGAGGTCCTTGAGCGCGTGCGGCAGATGTTTCGGGTTCGCTTTGATTACGACGCTGTCGTGCGGAAGCGTCGTACTGTCGGAGTGCGGACGGATCGTGGCACCTGGGTGCGTGTTGAGCGGCGGCCGTATGCTCAAATCGGGGCTCAAGGCTGGAATGGGGCGGAATGCGCGGCCTTGCTGGAGGGCGTGGCTCAACCCGAGTGGCGAGGGGCTGTGTCGTGGCGGGATGAGGGCGATGCGGTGATGTGGCGGGCGGATGAGACGGATCTGCTGCCGGGGGAGCCCGTGAAGCCGGGCGGGGTGCTGATTGAGGACCCTGGGCTTCCCGATGAGTGGTGGGCTGCGTTGAATGGCTCGCTGGATGCGCTGGCCGCCGCGCGCACTACCAGGGTGGCCACGCCGGACACGGTGATGGTGACCCAGGCGCATGTGGATGAGGTGATCCGGTCGGCGTTCCCCGACGTGCCGGACACGGTGGCGGAGCGGTGGGTGCCGGCTCATGCGGACTTGAACTGGGCGAACGTCACGGGGCCGCAGTTCTGCCTGTTCGATTGGGAGGACTGGGGGATGGCTCCGCGGGGGTTGGACTCGGCCTCGCTTTGGGCGCAGTCCCTTGGCGTCCCGGCGCTCGCGGAGCGGGTGCTGCGTGAGCGTGCTGGTGATCTGAGCAGCCGGGACGGCAAGGTGATGATGCTGTTCGCGTGCGCGAAGATCGCCGGTCCGTACGCGCATCCGGAGGATCCCCGGCTGGGGCCTGCGCGGGCGGCGGCGGAGCGGTTGGTGGAGGAGCTTCAGGCCGGCTGA
- a CDS encoding YDG/SRA domain-containing protein: protein MSFARDLREMRERTQGTVEAAVIRGASRTAVYAALSGTRLPSIQTLDTMVEAWTDGGEPELQRWRERRRVTEESLAEAARLKGVATARRTPEEEDFNEQLRAVWQECGSPSTERVARHCGLSARSLDSYLEGRTLPTAARLRELFDGLSAVREDSEISLSSQREALVDEALFRARTAHKEERIRVRQLAKALPGGQPADSDTPRFDGFGAVPGVRPGQRFTTRRALAQAGVHRQLMAGIAGRKDRGAESIVLTGTHADDDHGDVIIYTGEGTVNSQTGHQTHDQQLTRGNAALAASATTGLPVRVTRGINAGPHIGLYRYDGLYRVEDYWSEQGPHGYRVWRFRLVQLPPVEQSEVAQPALALSANAQIRERDDRPRSVSSVQRVVRSTATANLVKRMHDYTCQVCGIRLQGATGGYAEAAHIRPLGSPHDGPDAMENVLCLCPNHHVLLDQGMLIINDDLTVVNRADSTVVGRLRETAEHRVDRRHLAHHRVHHGLPTDGAAQ from the coding sequence GTGTCCTTCGCCCGCGACCTTCGCGAGATGAGAGAGCGGACGCAGGGCACGGTTGAGGCGGCGGTGATTCGCGGCGCGTCACGGACAGCTGTCTACGCCGCCCTGAGCGGTACTCGCCTGCCGAGCATCCAGACTTTGGACACCATGGTCGAAGCTTGGACCGATGGTGGTGAGCCGGAACTGCAGCGGTGGCGCGAGCGACGTCGTGTCACCGAGGAGTCCCTGGCAGAGGCTGCACGGCTAAAAGGCGTTGCCACGGCACGCCGCACCCCCGAAGAGGAGGACTTCAATGAGCAGCTGCGCGCGGTGTGGCAGGAGTGCGGCAGTCCATCGACGGAAAGGGTTGCGCGGCACTGCGGTCTGAGCGCACGCAGCCTCGATTCCTACTTGGAAGGGCGGACGCTACCGACTGCCGCGCGCCTTCGCGAGCTCTTTGACGGGCTTTCGGCGGTGCGGGAGGACAGCGAGATCTCGTTGTCGTCGCAACGCGAAGCACTGGTCGATGAGGCGCTCTTCCGGGCACGCACAGCCCACAAGGAAGAGCGGATCAGGGTCCGACAGCTGGCAAAAGCCCTGCCCGGAGGGCAGCCAGCCGACTCAGACACTCCGCGTTTCGACGGCTTCGGAGCCGTGCCAGGAGTTCGCCCCGGGCAACGGTTCACCACCCGACGAGCGCTGGCCCAGGCCGGCGTGCACCGACAACTCATGGCCGGTATCGCTGGCAGAAAGGATCGCGGCGCGGAATCAATCGTACTCACTGGCACACACGCCGATGATGACCACGGTGATGTGATCATCTACACCGGCGAGGGCACGGTGAATTCGCAGACTGGCCACCAGACGCACGATCAGCAACTGACCCGGGGGAATGCAGCTCTCGCGGCGAGTGCCACCACCGGCCTCCCCGTTCGAGTGACCCGTGGGATCAACGCGGGCCCACACATTGGGTTGTACCGATACGACGGACTGTACAGAGTCGAGGACTACTGGTCTGAGCAAGGCCCACACGGTTACAGGGTGTGGCGCTTCCGCCTCGTTCAGCTCCCACCGGTGGAACAAAGCGAGGTTGCCCAGCCAGCACTCGCGCTGTCGGCGAATGCGCAGATACGAGAGCGCGATGATCGCCCTCGTTCGGTGTCGTCAGTACAGCGCGTCGTTCGAAGCACCGCAACCGCGAACCTCGTCAAGCGCATGCACGACTACACGTGTCAGGTATGTGGCATCCGCCTCCAGGGTGCGACAGGCGGATACGCCGAGGCAGCACACATTCGTCCGCTGGGATCGCCGCACGATGGTCCGGACGCGATGGAAAACGTGCTCTGTCTGTGCCCCAACCACCACGTGCTCCTGGACCAAGGCATGTTGATCATCAACGATGACCTCACTGTTGTGAACCGCGCGGACAGCACTGTGGTCGGCCGCCTCCGCGAAACCGCAGAACATCGGGTCGACAGGCGACACCTCGCACACCACCGAGTCCACCACGGGCTACCTACGGATGGAGCTGCCCAGTGA
- a CDS encoding aldo/keto reductase, protein MCHPHPRVVLGLHRSRHERRTLTAALDLDVTTIDTSFNYHRFTAHETLTRVAGDLLPRLTISTKVGFFPTGNGQAEHSLDPGRLLQALEKTNTDLGRPPDLVFLHNPERSLERHRDQAAEALATACDALREAATRGLCGAWGIASWDPSRLPELIDTTTPRPDVLMTRTGLTANSAMLDAAETLTAQWKPNARWGMSPFGGNTDDPVWQTFDPRIFLQGPSDDMSRLQAAFRLAYHLPPVTTVAVGTDNPTHLRELLNALPRKVDSTAIHQYRSLLRERARHQPA, encoded by the coding sequence GTGTGCCACCCTCACCCCCGAGTTGTCCTCGGGCTACACCGGTCTCGTCACGAACGCCGCACCCTGACCGCAGCCCTCGACCTCGACGTCACCACCATCGACACCAGCTTCAACTACCACCGCTTCACCGCCCACGAGACGCTCACGCGGGTGGCCGGCGACCTGCTCCCCAGGCTCACGATCTCCACCAAGGTCGGCTTCTTTCCCACCGGCAACGGCCAAGCCGAGCACTCCCTGGACCCCGGCCGCCTGCTCCAGGCCCTGGAGAAGACGAACACCGACCTCGGCCGACCCCCGGACCTGGTCTTCCTCCACAACCCCGAACGCAGCCTCGAACGGCACCGGGATCAGGCCGCCGAGGCCCTGGCGACCGCATGCGACGCACTGCGAGAGGCCGCGACGAGGGGGCTGTGCGGAGCCTGGGGCATCGCTTCCTGGGACCCGTCCCGACTACCCGAACTGATCGACACGACGACGCCCAGGCCAGACGTCCTCATGACCCGCACCGGCCTGACCGCGAACAGCGCGATGCTGGACGCCGCCGAGACCCTCACCGCCCAGTGGAAGCCGAACGCGCGGTGGGGCATGAGCCCCTTCGGCGGCAACACCGACGACCCGGTCTGGCAGACCTTCGACCCCCGCATCTTCCTGCAAGGACCCTCCGACGACATGAGCCGGTTGCAGGCCGCTTTCCGCCTCGCCTACCACCTGCCGCCCGTCACGACGGTCGCCGTCGGCACCGACAACCCCACCCACCTCCGCGAACTGCTCAACGCCCTCCCCCGGAAGGTCGACAGCACCGCGATCCACCAGTACAGATCGCTGCTCCGCGAGCGAGCCCGCCATCAGCCGGCCTGA
- a CDS encoding transcriptional regulator, whose amino-acid sequence MKSPNTDLARWLDRSGMSHKELARRVRTAAQVWGQPHVTPDATAVRRWLAGDRPRPPVPEILADVFSACFGYRVTTYDLGLGESGTAERSLAYNASFAVTVEAVADLGRADVDRRSFLAAAPFAAVAAVGPSRDWLLNTLDQHPDPGPRVRLEDVVAVRNMFGEFQRMDVLQGGGTGRLVLAEYMNQHVFPLLRRTYTEEVRRALCEAAAEQTYLLGWMAYDNGEHGIAQRYLVQSLRLSEESRNPALGAHVLAGMADQATLLGNPEEGRHLAQAGRAGLAKGTSPACLADLWALEARALAKLGDKTGAAHAVVQSETAYSRVRLEDEQEWATFIDPAYLHGEHANTFRDLGDTDAAEQHARQSIDHARAQRRARRGAMSQAALAATHLQRGDLEAAHAVGLRTLSLSRQVKSSRCVEAVQDLRRRMQPFGNHRLVADFNERARDFVAAA is encoded by the coding sequence ATGAAGTCGCCGAACACCGATCTCGCCAGATGGCTCGACCGCTCAGGCATGAGCCACAAGGAACTGGCCCGCCGCGTCAGAACCGCAGCCCAGGTATGGGGCCAGCCGCACGTGACCCCGGACGCCACGGCGGTGCGGCGCTGGCTGGCCGGCGACCGGCCCCGGCCGCCGGTGCCCGAGATCCTCGCCGACGTCTTCTCCGCCTGCTTCGGCTACCGGGTCACCACCTACGACCTCGGGCTCGGTGAGAGCGGTACGGCGGAGCGCTCGCTGGCGTACAACGCCTCGTTCGCCGTTACGGTGGAAGCAGTCGCCGACTTGGGGAGAGCGGACGTGGACCGTCGAAGCTTCCTGGCAGCAGCACCCTTCGCCGCTGTCGCGGCCGTCGGGCCGTCCCGCGACTGGCTGCTCAACACCCTCGACCAGCACCCCGACCCCGGCCCACGAGTGCGTCTCGAAGACGTCGTCGCCGTACGGAACATGTTCGGCGAGTTCCAGCGCATGGACGTCCTGCAAGGCGGCGGCACGGGGCGGCTGGTCCTGGCCGAGTACATGAACCAGCACGTCTTCCCGCTGCTACGGCGTACCTACACCGAGGAGGTACGGCGGGCGCTGTGCGAGGCCGCGGCCGAGCAGACCTACCTGCTCGGGTGGATGGCCTACGACAACGGCGAACACGGCATCGCCCAGCGCTACCTGGTGCAGTCCCTGCGCCTGTCCGAGGAATCCCGCAACCCCGCCCTGGGCGCCCACGTACTGGCCGGCATGGCCGACCAGGCCACCCTCCTGGGCAACCCCGAGGAAGGGCGGCACCTGGCCCAGGCCGGCCGCGCCGGACTCGCCAAAGGCACCTCGCCCGCGTGCCTGGCCGACCTGTGGGCCCTGGAAGCCCGCGCACTGGCCAAGCTCGGCGACAAGACCGGCGCCGCACATGCCGTCGTGCAGTCCGAGACCGCCTACAGCCGCGTCCGCCTGGAGGACGAGCAGGAGTGGGCGACCTTCATCGACCCCGCCTACCTCCACGGCGAACACGCCAACACCTTCCGCGACCTCGGCGATACGGACGCCGCCGAACAGCACGCACGCCAGTCCATCGACCATGCCCGCGCCCAGCGCCGCGCCCGCCGCGGCGCCATGTCCCAAGCCGCCCTGGCCGCCACCCACCTCCAACGCGGCGACCTCGAAGCTGCCCACGCCGTCGGCCTGCGCACCCTGTCCCTCTCGCGGCAGGTGAAGAGCTCGCGGTGCGTTGAGGCGGTTCAGGACCTACGGCGACGGATGCAGCCGTTCGGGAACCACCGGCTGGTCGCGGACTTCAACGAGCGAGCCCGGGATTTCGTGGCGGCTGCATAG
- a CDS encoding JmjC domain-containing protein has product MEHRLITAMEAALGWKGSGPLGGDFARGTIDDAALPQRILTPNRLLDLAMRRSLSNPQFRCFQNGEELHPNAYLTDEVTLRGQSLRMVNTHRLGTLLRQGATLVLDQVNTFDPTMEITCQALQWWSRERVQVNAYLTTNDASGFRLHWDDHDVLIVQLAGEKQWEVRGPSRTAPLYRDADRSDQPSNDIVWSGTMRTGDVMHIPRGYWHQATRNGNGPGKSLHMTFGFAKRTGVSWLSWLADWSSEHEIFRHDLDRTGHTSTQALTEAALELVRRRTPADFLTAREQEAPVPRHVPFLDIFGPLEAVACITHFPPQVTDHGDTVEVTAAGKKLTFRAKALPALRLLLSGHPAHLTQAAAQVGAEVEQVAHILVQEELCATLTPELSSGYTGLVTNAAP; this is encoded by the coding sequence ATGGAACACCGCCTGATCACGGCCATGGAGGCGGCCCTCGGCTGGAAAGGCTCCGGCCCGCTCGGCGGGGACTTCGCCCGCGGCACGATCGACGATGCCGCCTTACCACAGCGCATCCTCACGCCCAACCGGCTCCTGGACCTGGCGATGCGCCGCAGCCTGTCCAACCCACAGTTCCGCTGCTTCCAGAACGGTGAGGAACTCCACCCCAACGCCTACCTCACCGACGAGGTCACCCTGCGCGGCCAGTCACTGCGCATGGTCAACACCCACCGCCTCGGCACCCTCCTGCGCCAAGGCGCCACCCTCGTCCTGGACCAGGTCAACACCTTCGACCCCACCATGGAAATCACCTGCCAGGCCCTGCAGTGGTGGTCGCGCGAACGCGTCCAGGTCAACGCCTACCTCACCACCAACGACGCCTCCGGCTTCCGCCTCCACTGGGACGACCACGACGTCCTCATCGTCCAGCTCGCCGGCGAGAAGCAGTGGGAAGTACGCGGCCCCTCCCGCACCGCGCCGCTCTACCGCGACGCCGACCGCAGCGACCAGCCCAGCAACGACATCGTCTGGTCCGGCACCATGCGCACAGGCGACGTCATGCACATCCCCCGCGGCTACTGGCACCAGGCCACCCGCAACGGCAACGGCCCCGGCAAAAGCCTCCACATGACCTTCGGCTTCGCCAAACGCACCGGCGTGAGCTGGCTGTCCTGGCTCGCCGACTGGTCCAGCGAACACGAAATCTTTCGCCACGACCTCGACCGCACCGGCCACACCAGCACCCAAGCCCTCACCGAAGCCGCTCTCGAACTCGTACGCCGACGCACCCCCGCAGACTTCCTGACCGCCCGCGAACAGGAAGCCCCCGTGCCCCGCCACGTACCGTTCCTTGACATCTTCGGCCCTCTGGAAGCCGTCGCCTGCATCACCCACTTCCCGCCCCAAGTCACCGACCACGGCGACACCGTCGAAGTCACCGCGGCAGGCAAGAAGCTCACCTTCCGCGCCAAGGCACTGCCCGCCCTGCGGCTGCTCCTCAGCGGCCACCCCGCCCACCTCACCCAAGCAGCCGCCCAGGTCGGCGCCGAGGTCGAACAGGTCGCCCACATCCTGGTCCAGGAGGAGCTGTGTGCCACCCTCACCCCCGAGTTGTCCTCGGGCTACACCGGTCTCGTCACGAACGCCGCACCCTGA